From a region of the Bradyrhizobium guangdongense genome:
- a CDS encoding ABC transporter permease: MSSQAVRSESEIGSVPSILEGGRKFGAALLALGIALLLLAIWQLSSQYRLVSALILPSPALVAGALYEGVVGGRFLNDILVTFNETVLGFLFGTVVAITLGATFAYSGLLRRAGYPYVIAVQTFPKIAIAPLLIAWFGYGIGPKVIISALLAFFPVFTATLAGFTEVNSDMIDLLRSMKATRLQELRKLRLPFAMAFIVPSLDVAIVLALLGAIAAELVGGAAGLGQVIQQKSFTGDIAAVYAVLALTAAIGISLRSIVRTVTRALQSMAWG, encoded by the coding sequence GTGTCCAGCCAGGCCGTGAGAAGCGAATCCGAGATCGGCTCAGTCCCCTCGATCCTAGAGGGGGGCCGAAAATTCGGAGCAGCACTGCTAGCGCTCGGCATTGCGCTGCTGCTTCTCGCTATCTGGCAACTCTCGTCCCAATATCGACTTGTGTCCGCTCTGATCCTCCCGAGCCCAGCTCTGGTAGCGGGCGCGCTCTACGAAGGCGTGGTCGGCGGACGCTTCCTGAACGACATCCTCGTGACATTCAACGAAACCGTACTTGGCTTCCTGTTTGGAACGGTCGTCGCCATCACTCTGGGGGCGACGTTCGCATATTCGGGGCTCCTGCGGCGTGCCGGCTATCCCTACGTCATTGCTGTTCAGACGTTCCCGAAGATCGCTATCGCTCCCTTGCTGATAGCCTGGTTCGGATACGGCATAGGACCGAAGGTCATCATTTCGGCTCTACTCGCCTTCTTTCCGGTATTCACCGCTACACTTGCCGGATTCACTGAAGTGAACTCGGACATGATCGATCTGCTGCGATCGATGAAGGCGACGCGGCTACAAGAACTTCGCAAATTGAGGCTGCCCTTCGCGATGGCTTTCATCGTGCCTTCTCTCGATGTGGCCATCGTGCTGGCTTTGCTCGGAGCAATCGCTGCCGAACTGGTCGGCGGAGCCGCAGGTCTGGGGCAGGTCATTCAACAAAAGTCGTTCACGGGCGACATAGCGGCCGTTTATGCGGTCCTCGCTCTCACGGCCGCAATCGGCATAAGCCTTAGAAGCATCGTCAGGACGGTGACCCGAGCTCTTCAGTCAATGGCGTGGGGCTGA
- a CDS encoding ABC transporter ATP-binding protein, whose translation MPTARSEDAAPSATGIDVRDVSKIFALGASEQTVALKPLSLTIRKGEFFSFIGPSGCGKTTLLRIIAGLTTPTTGGVFINGTQVTGPDSRIGMVFQKSTLLPWRTVLQNLLLPVEVTKSCSMQEARSRADRLLEMMGIAAFKNRSPDELSGGMQQRAAIARALITDPEILAMDEPFSALDEFTRERLNDELMGLQKSAQKTIIFVTHNISEAVFLSDRIGVMAPRPGRLDSIIEAQGFPAVRDASLRKKQEFFREVARARDAFDRLHL comes from the coding sequence GTGCCGACGGCACGCAGCGAAGACGCCGCGCCGTCGGCTACCGGCATCGACGTTCGCGATGTATCGAAGATCTTCGCGCTCGGCGCTTCGGAACAGACCGTGGCGCTCAAGCCGCTTTCCCTCACGATCCGGAAGGGCGAGTTCTTCAGCTTCATCGGACCGTCGGGATGCGGCAAGACAACCTTGCTCCGCATCATCGCCGGCCTCACCACCCCCACGACAGGTGGCGTTTTCATAAATGGCACGCAAGTGACCGGACCGGATTCACGGATCGGTATGGTCTTCCAGAAGTCCACGCTTCTACCCTGGCGAACGGTTCTTCAGAATCTTCTCCTTCCCGTCGAGGTGACGAAATCATGCTCGATGCAAGAGGCGAGATCGCGGGCCGATCGCCTGCTTGAGATGATGGGAATTGCCGCTTTCAAAAATCGCTCGCCAGACGAGTTATCCGGCGGCATGCAACAACGAGCGGCGATAGCTCGGGCGTTGATCACAGATCCCGAAATCCTGGCCATGGACGAGCCCTTCAGCGCGCTCGACGAATTCACGCGTGAGCGCCTGAACGATGAACTGATGGGTCTGCAAAAGAGCGCGCAAAAGACCATCATCTTCGTCACGCACAACATATCCGAAGCGGTCTTTCTGTCTGATCGCATCGGAGTGATGGCCCCAAGACCCGGGCGCTTAGACAGCATCATCGAAGCGCAGGGCTTTCCCGCTGTGAGGGACGCCTCACTCCGGAAGAAGCAAGAATTTTTCCGGGAGGTGGCGAGAGCCCGGGATGCCTTCGATAGGCTTCATTTGTGA
- a CDS encoding thiamine pyrophosphate-dependent enzyme has protein sequence MIMKANVGNPEFDERYVLDRREAVPALVGGHKEFLFIAGLAGTARDVTSLVNDGPSAYGLGGAMGAATMMGLGLALARPDRTVIAFCGDGELLMNVGSLATIGVRNPPNLRIVCVDNGHYGETGYQRSHTSLGVDLEKIAVGSGIRRTLTIGTAAELPKGSKLLRESEDAVFILMRVKPTDPPKFKRTLDPAVCRVRFKAALADAARAGG, from the coding sequence ATGATCATGAAAGCAAATGTTGGCAATCCGGAGTTCGACGAGCGCTACGTCCTTGATCGACGTGAGGCCGTTCCAGCGTTAGTGGGAGGTCACAAGGAGTTCCTGTTCATCGCGGGCTTGGCTGGCACCGCGCGCGATGTGACTTCGCTGGTGAACGATGGTCCGTCCGCCTATGGTCTCGGAGGGGCCATGGGGGCGGCGACGATGATGGGGTTGGGTCTCGCTCTCGCTCGTCCCGATCGTACCGTCATCGCCTTTTGCGGTGACGGAGAGTTGCTGATGAACGTCGGGTCCCTGGCCACCATCGGCGTCCGCAATCCTCCCAACTTGAGAATCGTTTGTGTCGACAACGGTCACTACGGCGAAACCGGCTACCAGCGCAGCCATACGAGTTTGGGCGTAGACCTTGAGAAGATCGCCGTCGGGTCCGGCATCAGGCGCACCCTGACTATCGGTACAGCAGCCGAGCTACCGAAAGGCAGCAAGTTGCTGCGGGAATCTGAAGATGCCGTCTTCATCTTGATGCGGGTCAAGCCCACCGATCCGCCGAAGTTTAAGCGAACTCTGGATCCGGCCGTGTGCCGCGTCCGTTTCAAGGCTGCTTTGGCGGATGCAGCTCGTGCGGGCGGCTGA
- a CDS encoding phosphonopyruvate decarboxylase: protein MSAAVHAESRVKAKEAARAGWQYELYDLLRRNNFTQFAYVPDAGHTVLINESLADAEVESIALTTEEEGVAMMAGAELGGARGVLLMQSSGAGNCVNLLSLIAGGRFPFLTLLSMRGDFGEGNPWQMPMGRAVEPVLEAMSVRCLRVDRPEDVVPVVSAAITMAFQGGEAVAVLLTQKLIGAKAF from the coding sequence TTGTCAGCAGCTGTGCACGCAGAGAGCCGCGTTAAGGCGAAGGAAGCCGCCCGGGCGGGCTGGCAATATGAGTTGTACGACCTGCTCCGACGAAACAACTTCACGCAGTTTGCCTACGTCCCGGATGCCGGCCACACCGTTCTCATCAACGAGTCGCTCGCAGATGCCGAGGTCGAGTCGATCGCGCTTACAACCGAAGAAGAAGGTGTCGCGATGATGGCGGGTGCCGAGTTGGGCGGCGCCCGTGGCGTGCTGCTTATGCAGAGCAGCGGCGCGGGTAATTGCGTCAACCTTCTCTCCCTGATAGCGGGCGGACGCTTCCCTTTCTTGACGCTCCTGAGTATGCGCGGAGATTTCGGCGAGGGTAATCCCTGGCAGATGCCGATGGGGAGGGCCGTCGAGCCGGTCCTGGAAGCGATGTCGGTTCGATGTCTGCGTGTAGACCGGCCTGAGGACGTCGTGCCTGTCGTCTCGGCTGCCATCACGATGGCCTTCCAAGGCGGCGAGGCAGTTGCGGTCCTCCTCACTCAAAAACTCATCGGCGCGAAGGCGTTCTAG
- a CDS encoding aldehyde dehydrogenase: protein MQHFEMVIGGKKRASKSQRRLETQNPFTSETWATVPQADASDVNDAVDSAHRSFVEGPWPRLTGKQRGVILHRVGDLVLKNIESLARWEIRDNGKTISEMRTQMQTMAQWYHYYAGLADKVHSSVIPVDPENYFNYTRYEPIGVVAAITPWNSPLRLLSWKIAPALAAGNTVVVKPSEFTSTSTLLFVDLLEEAGVPPGVVNVLTGYGSEIGPALVQHPLVAKISFTGGVDAGRKVYELAARHLKPVALELGGKSPNIIFEDADLDAAAAGAVGGIFSSTGQTCVAGSRLLVQETVLEQILEKLVRRGSGMRLGDPLDPATDIGPVATEQQFRKILSMIDTASSEGARLVLGGKRSHAPECGKGWFVEPTIYADVKNTMTISQQEVFGPVLSVIAFKDEEDAIRTANATNFGLAGGFWTKDVSRAHRVAARLQAGTVWINMYRKTDPAVPFGGYKTSGLGRESGIDAMKDFLQTKSVWLRLQ, encoded by the coding sequence ATGCAGCACTTCGAGATGGTGATCGGAGGAAAAAAGCGCGCGTCAAAGAGCCAACGGCGATTGGAAACACAGAACCCTTTTACATCAGAGACCTGGGCGACTGTCCCGCAAGCCGATGCTTCCGACGTGAACGACGCAGTCGACTCCGCACACAGGTCATTCGTCGAAGGACCTTGGCCTCGGCTGACCGGAAAGCAGCGAGGGGTTATTCTTCACCGGGTTGGAGATCTCGTGCTGAAGAACATCGAGAGCCTGGCGCGATGGGAGATCCGCGACAACGGAAAGACTATTTCCGAAATGCGGACCCAAATGCAGACGATGGCGCAGTGGTATCACTACTACGCCGGCCTTGCCGACAAGGTCCACAGCTCCGTTATCCCCGTCGATCCGGAGAATTATTTCAACTACACACGATACGAGCCGATCGGCGTCGTCGCCGCGATCACTCCGTGGAATTCGCCGTTGAGACTTCTTTCCTGGAAGATTGCCCCGGCCCTCGCCGCCGGCAACACGGTGGTCGTCAAGCCATCAGAATTCACATCCACATCGACACTGTTGTTCGTGGATCTGCTCGAAGAGGCTGGAGTGCCGCCCGGCGTCGTGAATGTTCTTACCGGCTACGGCTCCGAGATCGGACCCGCGCTGGTCCAGCACCCACTAGTCGCCAAGATCTCCTTCACTGGTGGTGTCGACGCCGGTCGCAAAGTCTACGAGCTCGCCGCTCGCCACCTCAAACCGGTAGCCCTGGAACTGGGCGGGAAATCGCCTAACATCATTTTCGAGGACGCCGATCTGGATGCTGCGGCAGCCGGTGCCGTCGGAGGTATTTTCTCCTCGACCGGGCAAACATGTGTCGCGGGCTCCCGCCTACTCGTTCAAGAGACGGTGCTTGAACAGATCCTTGAAAAGCTGGTCCGGCGTGGAAGCGGCATGCGGCTGGGCGACCCGTTGGATCCAGCGACCGACATCGGCCCTGTCGCGACGGAACAGCAATTCCGCAAGATACTTTCGATGATTGACACAGCCAGCTCGGAGGGCGCGCGGCTAGTGCTTGGCGGCAAGCGATCCCACGCCCCGGAATGCGGCAAGGGATGGTTCGTCGAACCGACGATCTATGCCGATGTGAAGAACACGATGACGATTTCCCAGCAGGAAGTCTTTGGTCCCGTTCTTTCTGTTATCGCGTTCAAGGATGAAGAGGATGCGATCCGCACGGCTAATGCGACCAACTTCGGCTTAGCCGGGGGATTCTGGACCAAGGACGTAAGTCGCGCTCACCGCGTCGCAGCCCGACTCCAGGCCGGAACGGTCTGGATCAACATGTATCGGAAGACTGATCCTGCCGTTCCCTTTGGTGGTTACAAGACATCCGGCTTGGGGCGTGAAAGTGGGATCGACGCGATGAAGGATTTCCTTCAGACGAAGAGCGTGTGGCTCCGATTGCAGTAG
- a CDS encoding Glu/Leu/Phe/Val family dehydrogenase, with protein MSIYSGPVFEMASRQFTVIADHLAIPIDERSRLLLPKRAISVSCPIHCDDGSISVFEGYRVQHHLTLGPTKGGTRFAASVDIGEVAALAIWMSWKCALVGLPYGGAKGGIRVDPAKISHRELEALSRRYMQEMIPFVGPHVDVMAPDMGTNEQVMAWFMDTYSMYQGRTVTEIVTGKPVGAGGTLGRREATGRGVAHLAKRVLKDLSIDWSTATAVVQGFGNVGSYAALELSRSGVKIVGVGDHTGAFYDRAGLNVTQLIRHAARHGSLSDYHEAPRLDPAELLQLPCDVLVPAAMERVIDDRVARDLRCRVLAEGANGPTTPEADLVLERRRNEIFLIPDILCNSGGVIVSYFEWLQDLQQLFWEEEEVMRREYQILDRAFNDMVTRAARDNVSHRTAAMAIGVERVRAAKTTRGLFP; from the coding sequence ATGAGCATCTATAGTGGGCCCGTCTTCGAGATGGCTTCACGACAGTTCACCGTGATTGCCGATCATCTGGCAATTCCCATCGACGAACGCAGCCGCTTGCTTCTTCCCAAGCGCGCCATCTCGGTTTCTTGCCCCATCCATTGTGATGACGGGTCGATCTCCGTATTCGAGGGCTATCGAGTCCAGCATCACCTTACACTCGGGCCGACCAAGGGAGGAACGCGCTTTGCCGCTAGTGTTGATATCGGCGAAGTCGCCGCCCTCGCGATTTGGATGAGCTGGAAATGCGCACTGGTCGGACTACCCTATGGCGGCGCGAAGGGCGGTATTCGTGTCGATCCAGCGAAGATTTCCCACCGAGAGCTTGAGGCGCTCTCGCGCCGCTATATGCAGGAGATGATTCCGTTCGTGGGTCCGCACGTCGACGTCATGGCTCCCGATATGGGCACCAACGAGCAAGTGATGGCGTGGTTCATGGACACGTATTCCATGTACCAGGGGCGTACCGTAACGGAGATCGTAACCGGCAAGCCTGTTGGCGCGGGAGGCACCTTAGGGCGTCGGGAGGCGACAGGACGCGGCGTCGCCCATCTGGCCAAACGAGTTTTGAAGGATCTGTCGATCGACTGGTCGACGGCGACCGCGGTGGTTCAAGGCTTCGGCAACGTCGGCTCGTACGCGGCACTGGAGTTGAGCAGGAGCGGCGTCAAGATAGTAGGTGTCGGCGACCACACGGGCGCATTTTACGACCGTGCAGGCCTCAACGTCACACAGTTGATCCGTCATGCGGCGAGGCACGGAAGTCTGTCTGATTATCACGAAGCGCCCCGTCTCGATCCAGCCGAGCTCCTGCAGCTTCCTTGCGACGTCCTTGTGCCAGCAGCCATGGAGCGGGTGATCGATGATCGCGTGGCGCGGGATCTGCGATGTCGCGTGCTTGCTGAGGGCGCCAACGGCCCGACCACTCCGGAGGCTGATCTGGTCCTAGAGAGGCGCCGCAACGAGATATTCCTCATACCGGATATTCTCTGTAACTCGGGCGGCGTGATCGTGAGTTATTTCGAGTGGCTTCAAGACCTCCAGCAATTGTTCTGGGAAGAAGAAGAGGTTATGCGGAGGGAATATCAGATCCTCGATCGCGCATTCAACGATATGGTTACCCGCGCCGCTCGTGACAACGTCTCTCATCGAACCGCCGCCATGGCCATAGGTGTCGAACGAGTGCGGGCAGCGAAAACGACCCGAGGGCTTTTCCCATAA
- a CDS encoding LysR substrate-binding domain-containing protein, protein MHFDLVDLRLLVLVVDRGGLAAAARHANLSVSALSERMKSLEERAGLQLFERTVKGTRPTSAGLEFAGHARSILMQAERLSGAVRSWRKRERGLIRMRANSNAIASFLPDVLASYLARHPDVTVDLQEQTSDLIAVAVRAGEADLGIAAENAQFEGLRTEPFGVDRLVVLVPPGHWLADYTSIGFAEVLNEHFIGLDEQASIQTYLADHARRLGRELVIRIRLRGFESVCRMVAAGAGVAVVPVSVISSSVKDAGARAVELSDNWAQRNLVVCLPVDRPVSDLVQRLIADIARSTRSRFAEIGGDAGPLRT, encoded by the coding sequence ATGCATTTCGATCTGGTGGATCTGCGGCTGCTTGTGCTCGTCGTGGACAGAGGTGGGCTTGCCGCGGCAGCCAGACATGCCAACCTCTCTGTTTCTGCGCTGTCCGAACGCATGAAATCGCTAGAGGAGCGGGCTGGCCTGCAGTTGTTCGAGCGTACGGTCAAAGGGACACGACCGACCTCAGCGGGACTGGAGTTCGCCGGGCACGCCCGCAGCATACTTATGCAGGCAGAGCGGCTGAGCGGGGCGGTCCGATCGTGGAGAAAGCGCGAACGGGGCCTGATACGGATGCGGGCCAATTCGAATGCCATCGCAAGCTTCCTTCCGGATGTCTTGGCGAGCTATCTCGCCCGGCATCCCGACGTGACGGTCGATCTCCAGGAGCAGACGTCGGATCTCATCGCGGTGGCGGTAAGAGCGGGTGAAGCAGACCTCGGAATTGCCGCCGAGAATGCGCAGTTTGAAGGGCTGCGAACGGAGCCATTCGGAGTGGACCGCCTTGTCGTACTGGTTCCTCCGGGGCATTGGCTCGCCGACTACACCTCAATAGGGTTCGCCGAGGTGTTGAACGAGCACTTCATCGGCCTAGATGAGCAGGCATCCATTCAGACATATCTCGCCGATCATGCGCGAAGGCTCGGTCGAGAGCTGGTCATCCGCATACGTTTGCGAGGGTTTGAAAGTGTTTGCCGCATGGTGGCTGCGGGCGCCGGCGTTGCCGTCGTCCCAGTAAGCGTCATCTCTTCTTCGGTGAAGGACGCAGGAGCGCGGGCTGTCGAGTTGTCGGATAACTGGGCCCAACGCAATCTTGTGGTCTGCCTCCCGGTCGATCGTCCCGTATCAGATCTGGTGCAGAGACTAATAGCGGACATAGCGAGGTCTACTAGGTCTCGATTCGCCGAAATCGGCGGAGATGCCGGCCCCCTGCGGACATAA
- a CDS encoding FAS1-like dehydratase domain-containing protein, protein MVDGHDYQEWIGRTVTQEDMVTASPIERLDATLETDHQLYSTGVALPPLAHWLYFLPNERQSTLGPDGHPKRGGFLPPIHDLPRRMWAGSRLTFKSPLRVGMHVKRTSTIESVTSKQGTTGPLVFVTVGHAVHDENGHLLLTDHHDIVYRDVTAPADRARSTAPKGPWHRSIVPDTVMLFRYSALTFNGHRIHYDRTYVFAVEGYPGLIVHGPLIATLLIDLVRRSLPSSVVVKAYSFRAVSPLFDGSELHLNGSPPDETGKILLWATNDRDELIMKAEATI, encoded by the coding sequence ATGGTTGACGGACACGACTACCAGGAATGGATCGGGCGCACAGTAACCCAGGAAGACATGGTGACAGCCAGTCCGATTGAGCGTCTGGATGCGACCCTCGAAACCGACCACCAGCTCTATTCAACGGGGGTTGCGCTGCCTCCGCTGGCCCACTGGTTGTATTTTCTACCTAACGAACGGCAATCGACATTAGGGCCTGACGGGCATCCCAAGCGCGGGGGCTTTCTTCCTCCCATCCATGACCTTCCCCGGCGGATGTGGGCGGGCAGCAGGCTCACCTTTAAGAGCCCGCTGCGCGTGGGCATGCATGTCAAGCGGACATCGACGATCGAAAGCGTGACGTCCAAACAAGGTACGACCGGCCCTCTGGTGTTCGTCACGGTAGGGCACGCCGTCCACGACGAGAACGGCCATCTACTTCTGACGGACCATCACGACATTGTCTATCGAGATGTCACAGCGCCCGCCGACAGAGCGAGATCAACTGCACCGAAAGGACCATGGCATCGCAGCATCGTGCCGGATACCGTCATGCTGTTTCGCTATTCGGCTCTCACGTTCAACGGCCATCGTATTCACTATGACCGAACGTACGTCTTTGCGGTGGAAGGTTATCCAGGCCTGATCGTCCATGGTCCGCTCATTGCTACTCTCCTGATCGATCTCGTTAGGCGCAGTCTCCCTTCCTCAGTGGTGGTGAAGGCATATTCCTTCCGCGCGGTGTCGCCGCTTTTCGACGGCAGCGAACTTCATCTGAATGGCAGTCCGCCGGACGAAACCGGAAAAATCCTGCTGTGGGCCACGAACGATCGGGACGAGCTTATCATGAAGGCGGAAGCTACAATCTAA
- a CDS encoding CaiB/BaiF CoA transferase family protein codes for MTRPLDGVLVIAIEQAIAAPYCTRQLADLGARVIKIERPDGGDFARAYDTRARGLASHFVWTNRSKESVTFDLKRPGALEAVQRLIAHADVFVQNLAPGAAARLGLADGVLRSTYKQLITCNISGYGPNGPWEKRKAYDLLIQAEAGFLSTTGTPDAVAKAGISIADIAAGTMAFQGILACLLRRAKSGQGDHVEVSMLEAMVEWMGYPLYYAMDGAQPPARAGAGHATIFPYGPYETADGMVLFGLQNDREWAAFTTIVLQRPEWASEARFKGNAGRMKERAEIDAVICDTFRKLPSNEAISRLETAGIGTARVNDMSAVWDHPQLRSRKRWAYIETPAGPMPSLRPISGESWQPRMDPVPSLGQHTEAVLKEFGLTEFRES; via the coding sequence GTGACGCGGCCACTGGACGGGGTATTGGTCATCGCAATCGAGCAGGCAATCGCGGCTCCCTATTGCACGCGTCAGCTTGCCGACCTCGGCGCCCGAGTCATAAAGATCGAACGGCCCGATGGTGGCGACTTTGCTCGGGCCTATGATACGCGTGCGCGTGGTCTTGCCAGTCATTTCGTCTGGACCAATCGGTCGAAAGAGAGCGTCACCTTCGACCTGAAACGGCCGGGAGCGTTGGAAGCCGTGCAACGGCTCATCGCGCACGCAGACGTGTTTGTGCAAAATCTTGCTCCAGGGGCAGCTGCCCGCCTAGGGCTCGCCGATGGCGTGCTGCGCTCCACATACAAGCAGCTGATTACTTGCAACATATCTGGATACGGTCCGAATGGGCCGTGGGAGAAGCGCAAAGCATACGATCTACTGATTCAGGCGGAGGCCGGCTTTTTGTCAACGACCGGCACGCCGGACGCCGTTGCAAAGGCCGGCATCTCGATTGCTGACATCGCTGCGGGCACAATGGCTTTTCAGGGCATTTTGGCCTGCTTGCTGCGTCGAGCCAAAAGCGGACAGGGCGATCATGTCGAAGTCTCGATGCTGGAGGCCATGGTGGAATGGATGGGATATCCGCTTTACTATGCGATGGACGGAGCACAACCTCCGGCTCGGGCGGGAGCTGGCCATGCCACGATCTTCCCATATGGGCCCTACGAAACTGCTGATGGCATGGTACTTTTCGGACTTCAAAATGATCGCGAGTGGGCCGCGTTCACGACGATCGTCTTACAACGGCCCGAGTGGGCCAGCGAAGCACGCTTTAAGGGCAATGCGGGCCGGATGAAAGAGCGAGCTGAGATCGATGCCGTCATCTGTGACACGTTCCGCAAGCTGCCGTCGAACGAAGCCATCTCGCGCCTCGAGACCGCCGGGATCGGTACGGCTCGCGTGAATGACATGTCCGCCGTGTGGGATCATCCGCAACTGCGCAGCCGCAAGCGCTGGGCTTATATCGAAACCCCGGCGGGCCCGATGCCATCTTTGCGACCAATTAGCGGTGAGTCCTGGCAGCCGCGTATGGACCCGGTGCCGTCCCTCGGACAACATACCGAGGCCGTCTTGAAGGAATTCGGTCTGACCGAGTTCCGCGAGAGCTGA
- a CDS encoding acetyl-CoA carboxylase biotin carboxylase subunit — protein sequence MSVRSILIANRGEIALRIIRACRTLGLRTIAVCSEADRGAAYLALADRAVCIGGAAADTSYLDIGAVMLAAAAVGADAIHPGYGFLSENGDFAEAVEGAGLIFIGPTSDVVRLMGDKIAAKAKMRELGVPCVAGSHGALPDDPQLCQACATEVGYPLIIKAAGGGGGRGMRIVRDSASLHQAIGATREEARRAFANPTIYLEKFLEHPRHVEIQVICDGGGEGVWLGARDCSMQRRHQKLIEEAPPPGVPEANIAELGERCVAACRAIGYRGVGTFEFLYQDGIFAFIEMNTRIQVEHPITEETSGIDIVREQIRVALGEPLGLRQSEVTCRGHAIECRINAEHPFDGIPSPGRVESWLAPGGPGIRVDTHIVAGSEVPSHYDSLIAKVIARGEDRSECIERMLSALADLRAEGIRLNTELHSVVLKDASFRDARLSIHSLEDILRRRASSDRR from the coding sequence ATGTCGGTGCGGTCCATATTGATCGCTAATCGAGGCGAGATAGCGCTCCGGATCATTCGCGCGTGTCGGACGCTGGGGCTGCGAACAATCGCTGTCTGCTCCGAGGCAGATCGAGGGGCGGCTTACCTTGCTCTTGCCGATCGAGCGGTCTGCATCGGCGGCGCGGCGGCAGATACGAGCTATCTGGATATTGGGGCGGTGATGCTCGCAGCAGCCGCCGTTGGTGCCGACGCAATTCACCCCGGATACGGGTTCTTGTCGGAGAACGGAGACTTCGCGGAAGCGGTCGAAGGCGCTGGGCTCATCTTCATTGGTCCGACCTCCGATGTTGTCCGGCTAATGGGGGATAAGATCGCCGCGAAGGCGAAAATGCGCGAGCTCGGCGTGCCTTGCGTTGCGGGAAGTCATGGCGCGCTTCCCGATGATCCGCAGCTCTGCCAAGCGTGTGCGACCGAGGTTGGGTACCCTCTTATCATTAAGGCGGCGGGCGGCGGCGGCGGTCGCGGCATGCGGATCGTACGAGACAGCGCAAGTCTCCACCAAGCGATCGGAGCCACGCGGGAGGAGGCGAGGCGGGCATTTGCCAATCCGACGATCTACCTGGAGAAATTTTTGGAGCACCCGAGGCACGTCGAGATCCAGGTCATCTGCGATGGGGGAGGCGAGGGAGTATGGCTCGGCGCCCGCGACTGCTCGATGCAGCGCCGCCACCAGAAATTAATTGAAGAGGCGCCGCCGCCAGGCGTGCCTGAGGCCAATATCGCCGAACTTGGGGAGCGCTGTGTAGCCGCTTGCCGGGCGATCGGCTATCGCGGCGTAGGCACCTTCGAATTTCTCTACCAGGACGGGATATTCGCTTTCATCGAGATGAATACGCGCATACAGGTCGAACATCCAATAACCGAGGAAACCAGCGGCATCGATATCGTGCGCGAGCAGATTCGGGTGGCATTGGGCGAGCCGCTCGGACTTCGTCAATCCGAGGTCACCTGCAGAGGCCATGCTATTGAGTGCCGGATCAATGCGGAACATCCTTTCGACGGCATTCCTTCTCCTGGTCGTGTTGAGAGCTGGCTGGCTCCGGGCGGACCGGGAATTCGGGTCGATACCCATATCGTGGCAGGTTCGGAAGTCCCTTCACACTACGACTCCTTGATAGCCAAGGTGATCGCTAGGGGCGAGGATCGTTCGGAGTGTATCGAGCGCATGCTTTCGGCCTTGGCAGACCTGCGCGCAGAGGGTATCCGGTTGAACACCGAGCTTCACTCGGTGGTATTGAAGGACGCGTCCTTTCGGGACGCGCGCCTTAGCATCCACTCCTTGGAAGACATCCTTCGACGGCGCGCCTCGTCCGATCGACGGTGA
- a CDS encoding LamB/YcsF family protein translates to MEIDLNSDLGEGLGRWRMGDDEALMKLVSSANVACGFHAGDAVIMTRMVEAAKENGVALGAHVGLPDILGFGRIPMKIDPRDMQKHALYQLGALSAIAKVNGYKVTHAGTHGALGQMAQENKEYIEKILEVFAAFDRDLIIAASVKSHAGTFAKSLGLRVVGKIFADRAYDDEARLVNRRHPGALITDLTEVARRMSQFLDDGTITSVSGKRIKVDAKCVLVHSDTPGAVEIARAVRTVVEDGGGRIVPLTELAA, encoded by the coding sequence ATGGAGATTGATCTCAATTCTGATCTTGGCGAAGGCCTTGGCCGTTGGAGGATGGGAGACGACGAGGCGCTGATGAAGCTGGTCTCATCAGCGAACGTCGCTTGCGGCTTTCACGCGGGCGATGCGGTCATCATGACGCGCATGGTCGAGGCAGCGAAAGAGAACGGCGTAGCTCTCGGCGCACATGTCGGGCTGCCGGACATACTCGGTTTCGGGCGTATCCCGATGAAGATCGATCCGCGTGACATGCAGAAGCATGCGCTTTATCAACTGGGTGCGCTTTCTGCTATCGCGAAGGTCAATGGCTACAAGGTTACCCACGCGGGGACCCATGGCGCCCTGGGCCAGATGGCACAGGAAAACAAGGAATATATCGAGAAGATTCTCGAAGTGTTCGCGGCGTTCGACAGGGATCTGATCATCGCGGCTTCGGTCAAGAGTCACGCAGGCACATTCGCGAAGTCGCTCGGATTGCGGGTGGTAGGCAAGATCTTTGCTGACCGGGCATACGACGACGAGGCTCGCTTGGTTAATCGGCGACATCCGGGCGCACTTATCACCGATCTGACCGAGGTTGCGAGGAGAATGAGCCAGTTCCTCGATGACGGGACTATCACGTCCGTGTCGGGAAAGCGGATCAAGGTCGACGCAAAATGTGTCCTGGTCCATAGCGATACTCCGGGCGCTGTGGAAATCGCGAGAGCCGTAAGGACGGTGGTCGAAGACGGCGGAGGACGTATCGTTCCGCTAACGGAGCTTGCGGCGTAA